The DNA region CATCGAAATGTCCGACGTCCTTCTCAGCAAGGACGGCGTCGATGAACGCGTCGTTGCTCTCGCGGAAGAGATCAAGGCCGCTCAGGAGCCGGAGATCCAGAAGATGGATCAGTGGCTTGAAGACTGGGGCGCGGAGATGGACAGCATGGAGGGCATGGATCACGGCGACGGCATGATGTCCGAGGAAGACATGCAAGCCCTCGAAGATGCCACCGGTCCCGATGCGGGGCGTCTGTTCCTCGAGCAGATGATCCAGCACCATGAGGGCGCTGTCGACATGGCACAGGAAGAAGTCGACAACGGTCAGAACAGCGACGCCGTCGCACTCGCTGAGACGATCATCGACGCGCAGACCGAAGAGATCGCCACCATGAAGGAGATCCTCGCAACCCTGTGATCCATTGGGTGGGGTGCGGGACTCCCGCACCCCACCCAGTGAT from Microbacterium sp. SY138 includes:
- a CDS encoding DUF305 domain-containing protein is translated as MKIRPAAIAALTLTALLALTGCAGNTGSGDGMEGMDHGGSSSAPADTADANDADIMFASMMKEHHAQAIEMSDVLLSKDGVDERVVALAEEIKAAQEPEIQKMDQWLEDWGAEMDSMEGMDHGDGMMSEEDMQALEDATGPDAGRLFLEQMIQHHEGAVDMAQEEVDNGQNSDAVALAETIIDAQTEEIATMKEILATL